The Primulina huaijiensis isolate GDHJ02 chromosome 6, ASM1229523v2, whole genome shotgun sequence genomic sequence ATGTTGGTATGGGACCATATCAACCTATATATGAATATCCACTTGTTGATTTTAAGCATAAAAAACGTAGTTTTCAGTCTTCTTGGTTCGTAAAATTTCCATGGCTTGagttttctaaaataaaagaaagtgcATTTTGTTTCTCATGTTATCTTTTTGAAGTTCCTTCATCGTATCAGAAGAAATTTACGATTGAAGGATTTAAGAATTGGAAAAGAGTGAATTGCAAAACATGTCCACTGAAAAGATATGAAGGAGATTGCAATTCATTACATAGTACTGCTATGCAAAAATTGGAGGGATTGAAAAATGTATCTCAACATATCGATAGAAAGATGAATAAACAATCTGAGAATATTGTAAAGCAAAACAGATTGCTTATAAAGACATCGATTAGAGCTGTAAGATGGCTAGCATTACAAGGGTGTGCATTTAGAGGACATGATGAGTCTGTAGATTCTCATAATCGTggaaattttcttgaaattgtcaaatttcaaggagaattGTCTAAAGAAATTGGTGATATTATCTTAGATAAAGCATCTAAAAATGCCAAGTATACATCACCATCAATTCAACAGGAGATTCTAAAAATTATTGCCGATCTTGTGCGAAGTAAAATCCGTGATGAAGTTGGGAATGCTAAATTCTGTATTCTTGTTGATGAAGCAGTTGATGAATCTCATAGATCACAAATGGCTATTGTTTTGCGATACATAGATTGTGATGGGTTTGTTAGGGAGAGATTTTCTGAAGTTGTTGGTGTTGATAATACTAATTCTTTGACTTTGAAAACACATATATGTAGTATCTTTACACAACACAAGCTTTTGATTGAAAATATGCGAGGTCAAGGATACGATGGTGCTAGCAACATGCGGGGAGAATGGAATGGATTACAAGcattatttctcaaagattgtcCATTTGCATATTATGTTCATTGTTTTGCTCACCGGTTGCAACTTACATTAGTTGCAGCAGCTAAAGAGGTATCAGATGTATGgctatttttttccaaattgagTTCAATTGTCAATTTTGTGGGTTCTTCTTCAAAGAGACACTCTCAATTGAAATCAATTCGAGAAGATGAAATCATTGATTTGAGAGAATCTGGAGAACTTGGGACTGGTACTGGAGTTAATCAAGCTAGTACTTTTCAACGACCTGCCTCTACTCGATGGAGTTCACATTACGCTTCTGTTAGTCGAGTTATTGAATTGTTTGGTTCAGTTTGTACACTTCTAGAAGATTTCATGGGGGGAAAGTCTGCCTTTAGTATACGTGCAGAGGCTAAAGGTTTGCTTAAAGAGATgatgaaatttgattttgtatttatcttGTTGTTGATGCATAGAGTTTTGGAAGCATCTGATATGTTATGTCAGGCTTTGCAAAGAAAAAATCAGGACATTCTGAATGCAATGAGTTTAGTCATGACTACAAAATTGCTTTTCCAGAAAATGCGAGATGATGAATGGGAAGATTTTCTATGGAGTGTGAATAATTTTTGTGATAATCATGACATTGTAGTGCCTGATTTGACAGCTCGTTATGTTGAAGGTACTAAACGTTCTTGtcaacagaaaaatcattttacaGTGGAAGAATACTATCATTTTCATGTATTCAATGTTTTGATTGACAAACAGCTGATGGAGTTGAATACACGATTGACTGAGCAATCAATAGAGCTTCTCAATCTCTGTGAAGCCTTGAATCCCAGTGATGGCTTCAAATCATTTTCTGAAAGtgttatttattctttaattgataaattttatCCCAACGATTTTTCCAAAGATGACATGAAACATTTGAAGACTCAATTGGATCATTACAAGCTTGATGTATTTGACGATGCGAGGTTTAAAAATGTTGATTCTCTTCCTAAATTATGCCGACTACTAGTTGAAATGAAGAAGTCgaggatttatttcattgttgATAGATTGATTCGTTTGGTCTTGACTCTTCCAGTTTCCACTGCTACAACTGAGCGAGCATTTTCAGGGATGAAACTTCTCAAGACACCACTTCGCAACAAAATGGAGCACGGATATTTAAACAATGCAATGGTTTTGTATATTGAGAGAGAGATTGCTCATGACATTGATATAGATTACATAATTGATAGATttgatcttttgaaaaatcgaaGGTTGCGACTAAAGTAGTGTTTATTTAAGTTACCCTCTTTTGGCGtgagttgtattttttttggttatgCTTACTCTATCATATGATTAATGTTTGaacttttagaaattatttattCAGATTTGATTATTATGTTGTTTAAATCGTGGTTTACACTTAATCTTTATGTCATACGGAAAATGTTGTACTGATTTCtagaatctttttttttattttctagccCATCATATTTTGAAATTCTGGCTACGCCCCTGGGCACACTTATTTCTTATCAGCTTACAaggaagcaatcagcccagtagAGGGAACatttcaaagttatatcagcttagtttagaagattatttctctcagtgtgtgagaacactttcttacggtgttcattgttcagttcttaCACACTcacacaccaccaccactcaaatatcgtcttgcacaaagacgtaaaacttctgtatgtagtctttgacacacagacgttaaacaagtgttggctagaAGGTACTGCCTTCAGTTtagtctaggagttcagttagatagttgggtaagtcctaagttaAATAGGTTTGTACAAATCaattgtatagatcaaagtcttctagtggatcctacccgaggtggtagaagggatgacgtaggagcagtttaagtctccaaacatccataaacatatcttgtgttatttctgtttagttgcttgtttttgttcttaactgttttgatcagttcagctgatatcagttcagttctgtccataactgaactgatataagctctaactgatttcccgtatttcagttattcagttgcacatgatataaaatctatcagttttcttaatgaatgattacttcaagtattttccgcttggttaataccaaacttgatttaattcatcggtgtaaatattcttagaacacgagctattgcagctcattgatttattgtgttgaaagtatttcaaaggtgccgagcacacgatccattaattgatatcagagctagctgttctaagaagaacatttgaaaactgattttaaaaatatattttaaaatgttatttaaaattactTTGCTTTAAAATAGTTTCAAGAGCTATTTGAAAgtactttatattattttcaaaactatttgaaaatttttatctaACGCTCATTGCGAAGGGTTGAGAGGTTTGGCTCTACAACTAACATTGTAGCCACTTCATTAGAATATGagctttggggttttaatcagcATGTAGGGATAAGAGTCTTACTTGTTGGCTGTTCGGCAAAACTGATCGGAAGATAGGGTTTCAGCTGCAAAGCCTACCAAGTCACCTGTTCAACAGACGAAACCCAGATATGTTGAGCTGTTGGATGATTAAAGTGGAGCATCTTGTCCAAATCAGCTAGCTGTTCTACCGGCGAAAAGACTCAAGGTCGTTGCAATATTTCAAGAGCTCAAGGCAACCAGTTGTTGGTTTATCCAGTTATGTCATAAATAAACTAACTGATATttgatgttttttaaaatatgctattgtagtagcaatttcCCTTATAATTGGTGATGTACTTATAATTGGTGATGTACTTAAATGTgtaatacaagggagatctatttgattaaataaacatcatattTATCCAGTTCTGTTTCTATGTGAATGAACTGATATTTCCAATATTTCTTGCCTGAACTGCTTGAATGATTAAAACCTCTGAATGTCTGCGtagataattatttttcaaagaggagtttttaattcagttgtTGAAGGAGAGTTTTCTTACCCTCGAACTGAAATTGTTTTTAAAACTCGTTTTTTATTCAGTTGTTGAGgggaagttttttttaattatttttaaatgtgttATCCCTCAAATTGTAATTTTACTTTCCCtctaattgttcaaattttgtgatcgtcaaaaagggggagattgttggaatatttcatgttcacaatcttgattttgatgataacaaaacttgttattttgtttctaataatttaACTAAATGCGCAGGAAGCTGAAACTGATTAGGCTTTAAATTATAACTTATCAAGCCTAAATTGAAGCTTTCGAAGAACAAACTGAAAGTGCTAATTGATTACtcgaactgaaccagaccaactgaagtatcaaatATCAGTTCAATTgattgatcagttgataagtGATTCAGCAGAAGACTTTCAGAAGTCCGGTCAGCTGATGaggagctcaactgatgaacaacccaactgaccagttcaactgaatcattgaaatcagttcagctgacgagccaactgatttcatcaaTCTAGTTCAAGAACAGTttaactgaccagttcagagcatcagttaagaatcaatcagtttgcataacacgacaagcttatcttATGGAATCCAGTTGTGCGTACTGAGTAAAGCATATGTACTATGAATAGTATAATAATTGACGTTGGAGCAAAGATTAAAGTCGAGAGGTTCCTGAATGCTTGTCAGTAAAGTCGAGACACAAGTATCAAGGAacacattcaagctgcaacgatcatatttgatgagtcttggtgtacgGCCACATTTCTTTTATAAATACAGATCAAGACCATTAACAAGAAGATAGTGAATATAGAGAAGTGTGTGAAGATACAAGGACACGCTTATTGCTTATCTGCTTACAAGGAAGCAATCAGCCCAATAGAGGGAACacgtcaaagttatatcagcttagtttagaagcttatttctctcagtgtgtgagaacacttttttACAGTGTTCactgttcagttctcacacactcacacaccaccaccactcaaatatcgtcttgcacaaagatataaaacttgtgtatgtagtctttgacacacagacgttaaacaagtgttggctggaaggtgctgtctTCAGTCTAGTAAAGGAGTTCAGTTAGACAGTTGGGTAAGTTCTAAgctgagtgagtttgtacaaatcAATTGTATAGGTCAAAGTCTtgtagtggatcctacccgaggtgttATAAAGGGTAacataggagcagttgaagtctacgaacatccataaacatatcttgtgttatttctgtttaactgcttgtttttgttcttaactgttttgatcagttcagctgatatcagttctgttctgtccataactgaattgatataagctctaactgattttccGTATTTCAGTTACACTTGCACGGGATATAAAATCTATCATTTTTCTTAACGAATAATTACTTaaagtattttccgcttggtttaatatcaaacttgatttaattcatcggtgtaaacattcttagaacacgagctattgcagctcattgatttatcgTGTTGAAAGTACTTCAAAGGTGCCGAGCACACTatacatcatatatatatatatatacataggcacacacacacacacacatacatttaagaataattatatggaataatcatataaaaactTTCTAAATGATATTAATTCAAGggtaaatttgtgaaaaatacCTCTATCAATGTTTAAATTAAGATTCAGTACCTAACCATAATTTTTTAAGAATCAGTACCTGAAGATGTAATAATTTTAGTGTTAACTCCCTACAAaccaaatttacatttttatctttttattatttaaattaatatattattttatacacCAAAATTACACGTGTTTTCTCTATctaaaatatagttttaaaaaaatattatttctcaattatcatggaataagagtaaatacttattttgacatacaaaacATCTATTATGTGGTTTCAGATATTTGATTTCGtcatttgaatactccaaatatataagaaaatactatattttcgagtAATCACCACAAATTCAGTAATTGCTAGCCttttcattaaaaatgcattaggatgatttattcatgtcattttattttttaaaaaacatagtTTATCACTAATCATGAACTAAGATAAGTACTTATTTTGACCTACAGCGTACATATTTTGGAGTTCCAGATTATTGATTTCGCtttttgaatactccaaatataaTGCCCGGTTattcgtacaaatgataataatgcgtttatgtcgtttattatgtagttatttagctcattagatttcacgtgatgattgaggtatcaatattgagattgaacatgatttttatattgtctatggtgtattgagaatcaatatgtgtcaaaataatgatagtaagatgtgtagatgaagtagtgtaatgaaagtTGGTATGAGActgcaggaaatgagatgaaaatatggtagttcttacgggttttagtagaatgatttgaatattgatccaaattatgtgaggccataaccattagaaagctaagatataatgctacaactttcatgttttgggttttgtccaaatcattgtggaagacaagtcaaaagtgccccgaagtgtgtcatgtTTATCGTCATTCCTTCActaacacatgttgggagaatgggcataactttttctcagacctccaaatgacctgaaaccaattggagattcaggccaagacatagggctacaactttcatgtttacaactttttcagattatgaacgtaagatacgtttctggagcgatctttgatgaagtagtgcgcagaggcagaacaggtggcgctcgagcggtagaaaatgaccgcccgagcgctggtgcatttcaagcctagtatttttaaataatattccGCGCCCAGGCgatagaaaatgaccgcccgggCGCCGTcttgcatgagaaaagataagtatcgattttctaagccattttatcagtTCTTTCCTTTCCCTTCACAGCAAGACACGAAAGAAAAACGaagaaatcttcctccaaagttccttcttcattcctttcatcattttgaggttaaaaCTTAGTGCTCCATCCCAAGAGCTTCCTAAAGGTGTAAGTTTTCATCTCTTTTGGATTCTAtacatgtagaggacaataaatgagtgattttcacctagtatatacatagtgattggtttattgatgtatttgacagcataggaacgataaacatcgtctcaaaccagtgttcttatgcttggactgtaagttggcatgtacttgaagtaatacatgagtaatattatgatttcaaatacttcccattgattattgctatatgtatattgttagtatcttattgatgaaaatatagcaccatattccattgttatgtattacatttgtaagaaactcatgaatattgatgatgggtgctatgttatgaacatgaacatgaatatgaaaggaaaaaagactgagttttacatgatatagagcttgttgatatcatgggtggttttaagtccaccaaacctattggccaatatatgttcatggggcgtggggtttccaaaggttgctccctgatgtccaacacagtagtagctatataataaagcaagcacggtagtacaggtcaactaatgcggctcaagtacaaaaatgaacattaatatatgctatgatatgaaatggtttaaagattcattgttgtcacgacttgatatgtatgttccttcgacgtaTGTTGATAC encodes the following:
- the LOC140979092 gene encoding uncharacterized protein, producing the protein MSKRSITNYFIQKNNEQLSKTSNDPLPSSSRSTLKTKKLKPDNEIALDPLEGNNPYYERDPGKRIRILEYPCDKQDDVRREYVGMGPYQPIYEYPLVDFKHKKRSFQSSWFVKFPWLEFSKIKESAFCFSCYLFEVPSSYQKKFTIEGFKNWKRVNCKTCPLKRYEGDCNSLHSTAMQKLEGLKNVSQHIDRKMNKQSENIVKQNRLLIKTSIRAVRWLALQGCAFRGHDESVDSHNRGNFLEIVKFQGELSKEIGDIILDKASKNAKYTSPSIQQEILKIIADLVRSKIRDEVGNAKFCILVDEAVDESHRSQMAIVLRYIDCDGFVRERFSEVVGVDNTNSLTLKTHICSIFTQHKLLIENMRGQGYDGASNMRGEWNGLQALFLKDCPFAYYVHCFAHRLQLTLVAAAKEVSDVWLFFSKLSSIVNFVGSSSKRHSQLKSIREDEIIDLRESGELGTGTGVNQASTFQRPASTRWSSHYASVSRVIELFGSVCTLLEDFMGGKSAFSIRAEAKGLLKEMMKFDFVFILLLMHRVLEASDMLCQALQRKNQDILNAMSLVMTTKLLFQKMRDDEWEDFLWSVNNFCDNHDIVVPDLTARYVEGTKRSCQQKNHFTVEEYYHFHVFNVLIDKQLMELNTRLTEQSIELLNLCEALNPSDGFKSFSESVIYSLIDKFYPNDFSKDDMKHLKTQLDHYKLDVFDDARFKNVDSLPKLCRLLVEMKKSRIYFIVDRLIRLVLTLPVSTATTERAFSGMKLLKTPLRNKMEHGYLNNAMVLYIEREIAHDIDIDYIIDRFDLLKNRRLRLK